From the genome of Thermosynechococcus sp. NK55a:
GCGACCATCTTTTTCTCGGGGAACTGTCCCTCGATGGTACTTTGCAACCCGTGGCAGGGGTACTGGCGATCGCCCTGGCAGCCCAGACCCAAGGAATAAGCGGCCTGGTCGTGCCCACAGCCAATGTGACGGAAGCAGCGCTCGTGCGGGGACTAAAGGTCTATGGTTGCCACACTCTCGCCGAAGTTGCAGCCTTTTTGAATGACCCCACCTCGCGATCGCCAGCGGCGCCCTCCCCCTGTTGGGCTGCGGCTGCCTCCCCCCCATTTACCCTTGATCTCAAGGAGGTTAAGGGGCAGTATCAGGCACGGCGTGCCCTCGAAATTGCGGCGGCAGGGGGGCACAATCTGATCTTTGTCGGGCCACCGGGGAGTGGCAAAACAATGTTGGCGCGGCGGTTACCAACAATCTTGCCTCCCTTGACGTTTGAAGAAGCCCTTGAAGTCACGAAAATTCACTCCGTTGCTGGCTTGCTCAAAGAACGTGGGCAATTGCTCCAGGAGCCCCCCTTTCGCAGTCCTCATCATTCTGCCTCTGGCGCTGCCCTAGTGGGGGGTGGCAGTTATCCGCGGCCCGGGGAAATCTCCCTCGCTCATCGGGGGGTGCTCTTTCTCGATGAATTGACGGAATTCAAGCGGGATGTGTTGGAACTGCTGCGACAGCCCCTTGAGGATGGCCAAGTCACCATTGCGCGCGCCCGCCAATCGGTGGTTTTTCCAGCTCAATTTACCTTAGTGGCCAGTACGAATCCCTGCCCCTGTGGCTACTATGGTGATCCCGTGCAACCCTGTACCTGCTCGCCGCGCCAACGGCAACAGTATTGGGCAAAGCTCTCTGGCCCCCTGTTGGATCGCATTGATTTGCAAGTGAGTGTCAGCCGCCTCAAGCCAGAGGAAATGACCCGCCAACCCCTGGGGGAAGATTCAGCCACGGTACGGCAGCGAGTTTTGGCAGCGCGATCGCGAGCGCAACAGCGGTTTGCTGACGAGCCCAATCTGCACTGCAATGCCCAAATGCAAAGTCGTCATCTGCGCCAGTGGTGTCCCTTGGATGAGGCGTCGATCAATCTCCTAGAGAGGGCGATCGCCCAACTGGGGCTATCGGCGCGCGCCACAGACCGTATCCTAAAAGTAGCCCGTACCATTGCTGATCTGGCCGACTGTGAAACGATTGCCCTTGCCCATGTGGCCGAAGCCATTCAATACCGTACGATTGATCGTTTGCAATAGACGCGGCTGGTTTGCACTCCTGCTGGGTTTCCTAAGCCTACTGCTCATCGGTTGCACAACAGCGCCCCAATCCGAACAGCCCATTGAACTGATTTTCTGGCATGGGGTCAACCCACCCCCTAACCGTATCGTACTCCAGCGTCTTGTGGATCGCTTCAATGCCCGCCATCCCCAGATTCATGTCCAAGCCCTCTACGTTGGTCAACCCGACCAGCAGTTGCCGAAAATTCTGGCCGCAGTGGTGGGCAATGCCGCCCCAGATCTGCTCTGGTATAACCCCACGATCACGGGGCAATTTGTTGATCTGGGGGCCCTGCGTCCCCTGGATGATTGGTGGCAAGCTTCCCCCTACCGTGACCAAGTCAGTCCTGCCCTAATACCAACAATGCGCTACGGCAACCATTACTGGT
Proteins encoded in this window:
- a CDS encoding YifB family Mg chelatase-like AAA ATPase; amino-acid sequence: MLARVWSAAVLGIDAIPVGVEVDVSSGLPRTVVVGLPDAGVQEARERVKAAIRNAGFSFPMRQIVVNLTPADLRKEGPSFDLPISIGILAASGQVATDLLGDHLFLGELSLDGTLQPVAGVLAIALAAQTQGISGLVVPTANVTEAALVRGLKVYGCHTLAEVAAFLNDPTSRSPAAPSPCWAAAASPPFTLDLKEVKGQYQARRALEIAAAGGHNLIFVGPPGSGKTMLARRLPTILPPLTFEEALEVTKIHSVAGLLKERGQLLQEPPFRSPHHSASGAALVGGGSYPRPGEISLAHRGVLFLDELTEFKRDVLELLRQPLEDGQVTIARARQSVVFPAQFTLVASTNPCPCGYYGDPVQPCTCSPRQRQQYWAKLSGPLLDRIDLQVSVSRLKPEEMTRQPLGEDSATVRQRVLAARSRAQQRFADEPNLHCNAQMQSRHLRQWCPLDEASINLLERAIAQLGLSARATDRILKVARTIADLADCETIALAHVAEAIQYRTIDRLQ